The genomic region AGGCAAGGATTGACGAACTCGAAAGGAAAAAGCAACAGATAGACCGTCAGATCAAGGAAATCGAAGAGACAGGGCAAGCCACCACCTATACCCAGCTTCAGGTCGCAGAAAGACTGCATGACCTTGAACGCCTGTCACAAGGACTGCTTGCTGATTTCAGGCAACTGAAAGACAACAACCATTTGATTTTTTCCGAACTATGCCACAGGCAACTGAAACCTACAGAAGACAGAGGGACACTCCTAGGCTATATCATCGACTCAACCGAAGCCTTGGAAAATTCCCCGCAAGGACAGAGTTTCACAGGATTCTGGAACTACCTCAGTGCCATGAGCAGCGGCGATTCCCTCGCATCGAAAGCTACTTTGATCCGGGAAAGAATGCCTGAACAGAAAATAAACATGGATTTCTTTTCTCACTTGGAAGAATCCCTTTACCAAGCAGGAAAATCAATCCTTGAAGAAAATCATCTCCTTTCTGAAAGACTGAAGAAAGTCATCACACGCAAGAATACTCCTGATTACCAGCTGATCGCGAGCTTGATCAGGCAAATCAAGACCTTGGCCGTAGATCCGAAAGTCCAGCTTCCCAAGTCCTCTGAACCCTTCCTTTCCATGGATGACAAGGTATATCTGAACGGGAACATGGCACGGCCCCCGATTCTTCCTCCGCTCAAGAGTGAAGCAACGGATGAATATCTTATCGTAGATCCACCGAAGATTGACCTTGCAGAACTGGTTGCTGATATACATATCGATGAGGAAGAATTGCTGAATATCCTAGAAGAGGAAAGGAAAAAAGCCACAAGAGAAGGTCGTGGCCTTACAATTCAAGATATCCTTACACGTCATCCTCTACGCTATGGATTTGCAGAGTTGATCACCTATCTTGCCATTCTTTTCAAAGTTCCTTGGTGTCAGGTGCATGATGATGAACAGGACAGTATCTGTTATGAAAATGAAGAAGGGCAGCATATACGGCTGCATATACCGAAAGTGGAGATTTTGACATGAATGAAAATGACATTTTAAGTGACAGCAAAAGCTGGGGAGACCTATGCGTCCGTCTGATAAAGGGACCGATATTCCAAGATGACACCCCTGATGTCTTTTCAAAAATTGTAACATGGAAAAACCAAATCGATGCCTACCTGCATGTAATCGGCTTGACGCTTGTCCTCGATACCACTGATGATTACGCATATCTGGCCCAACTTGAAGATGAAGAAGGAAACGTAAAGGGATCATTGCAACGGTTGATGATCCGCCATCCTCTTTCCTATGAAGCATCTCTTATCCTTGTCATCCTAAGAGAAGAACTTGACAAGATGGATGCAGGAGAAAAGCATGATTTCGGTGCCATACTCAAGGAAAGCCAAATAGCAGAACTGGTAGAACCTTATTACGATCAGACAATGGACCGTATCCGTTACAAGAACATCATTGCATCAAATCTCAATATTTTGGAAAGCATGGACCTTATCAAACAAATCAAGCGACCAACGGAAGGAACCCTGCCACTGGGACAGGACCGGGAATACTTGCTCCGTCCATTGATCAGAGCAAAAGTAAGTGCACAGTTCATGAATGATTTCAAACTCAGGCTTGAAAAACGCAAGGAGGAAGAAGCATGAGCAACGACTTGGGACTGGACTTCGGACAAAAACATTCAGGTTATCGGCTTTCCTATGCACAGATGTTCAATTGGGGTACCTTTGACCGTCATATTGTCACAATGGAAGTCGGAGGCAAAAATGCACTGCTCACAGGCTCCAATGGTTCAGGCAAGACGACTCTGGTCGATGCATTGCTGACACTTCTGGTACCTTCTCAATTCAGGACATACAACCTTTCTTCCGGCATAGAAGGTAAAACAGGCAGGAATGAAGAAAGCTATGTACTGGGTGCATATTCAACCAGCAAGGATGAAGATGCCTATGCAGCTACCCATAGGTGCTTACGAGACCAAAGTTGCCACAGTATTCTCCTTGCCTGTTTTACAAATACGACAGCGACGACACCGCTGACACTGATGCAGATAAGGTATTTCTCGACACAAGGGATATTGCAACGCAAATATTTCCTTATCGAAGGTAGCATGACAATTGAAATGATCAAGAAAAAAGATGCCGGGTATAAACCAGGCACAAACTGGATCGATAATTTCAGAAATACCTTCAGGGAACTCAACATCTTTGTCTATGATACATTCAAGGCTTACTGCAATGACTTTTCCCGACGCTTTGGCTTCCGTTCATCAGAAAAAGCTTTGAGAATCCTTGGACAGACCGTCGGCATGAAAGATTTGATGGATCTCAATGACTTCATACGGACAAAGATGCTCGATGAAGAGGATATCGGCTCCAATTTCAACAGTATCTTGGAAAACTATCAGAACCTCATAGGTCTGAAAGATACCATTGACAAAGAAGAATACCAAATCAAGCAACTAAAAGAAATAAACCGATTCGGAAAAATCTATCTGAAGGCAGACGAACACTACAAAGCGCTGCAGTTCCGTCGCGATACAGTGGCTTTGGTATGGCAGGCAAAAGCAAAAGTCGAACTTTGCCAGCAAAAACTGCAAAAAGAAGAAGAACAGCAACGTAGGGATATTGCAAAACAAATAACAATTGAAGAAAGCCAGGAGAGAATCAAGAAAGAAATAGAATCTATCCAGGCCACGCTAGCTTCTGATGAGCGGGAAACACAAATAAACAACCTGAAGGCTACCAGATACGAAAAGAACCGCAGACTTGAAGACTCAATACGTCCCAACAGGCATAGCTATGAAGATTGGGCCAAAAAGACATCACTTCAGATTCCACAGGACTTCGACAGCTTCCAAGCGAATAAAAAAGAGGCCTGTGCGCAAAAAGAAAAACTTTCGACACAGATTGCAGAAAGCGAAATTGAAAAGCAGGACTTCATAGTACAACGAGCCAAGCTGCAGGAAGTACTTGGTAAGATTGAACAGAGACTGCAGGCTTTGCAAATGAGAAAAAGCAACATGAGCCTTGAATACCTGCAACTGAGAGAGCAACTGGCAGCAGACACAGGTCTGGAGCTTAATCAATTGCCTTATCTTGGAGAATTGGTCCAAGTAGCAGCCAGTTGTCCTTACAATCGCACGGCAATTGAATCCATCATTGCTCCTCTTGCCCACATACTTCTGATATCGAAGGAAAACCTGCCTAAGATAATCGGATGGTTGGAAAAGCATAATCTGGAAGAAGCAGTCGAAGTCTGTACGGTACGTCAGGATTCCAAAGGTCCTTCAGCTATCAGGATAAGCAAGGAAGAAATTGAAGACAAAGAAGCCATAACCTTGAACCAACTGTTGGAAACAAAGGCAGACTGTCCGTTCCGCAAGGACCTCCAGAAACTATTGAAATCAAAACTCCATCTTGTCTTGGCAGAAGATCCTGTCTTCCTCTATGAAGGCAATGACAAATTCACGGCAGACGGCTTGGTTCACCAAGGACAGACCTATGGCAAAGGCATTACGTCAGAAGAAAAAGACATACACATCACCGGTTGGGATATTGAAGAGAAGAAATCCCGGCTTGTTGCCTCCTCTGAAGAACTGAACAGACAGATTGCCGATATCAACCGGCAGTATGAATTGCTCCAGAACCGCCTGCTCGCACAGCAAAGCAGACAAGAAGCTTTCTCCAGAATCCTTGAGTTTGTCGATTATAAACAGATTGACTGCAATGAAATCGAAACTGAAATTGCTACGCTTGACAGTCAGATAGAAGCCTTGTTGGAAGAAACGAAAGATCTGGAATCCTTAAGAAAGAAAATCGAAGAGCGTAGGGAAAAGGAACAGGAACTGGGCAATGAAAGGGACAAGCTGCTGAAAAGCCTCGGTAGACTGGAAGACAGTATCTTGCAACATAGGCAGATAGCTGAAGACAACAGGCATATCCTTGAGGAAAAAAAGGCAGGTTCTCTCCAGGATGCCATAGCAGAACTTGTTACAGCTTACATGCTTCCGCAACAATTTCAGGAATTCCCAACACTCAAGGATTGCTATGATTCACTTGAAAAGAACATAAACAGCCAGATTGACAGCGTCACACGAGAACAGTCGGAAGCCCGTGGTAAAACTGTCGGTCTCATGGGAGAATTCAAGAAACCCAAGGAACAACGTTTTTCAACATGGGTAAGCGATGTAAATGATCTCGTCGTAGAAATCGGTGCACTGCCTGCTTACCAAGCCATGCTTGACAGACTGCAGAAGGAGGACCTTCCCAAATATAAGGAACAGTTCGGCAGGATGCAGGCAGACAAAGTCAAGAAAGATATCCAGGACCTTAACATCTGTCTCAACAATTGGGAAAAGAAGATTGCAAGGAATATCAGCGAATTGAATGACAGCCTTTCTGATATTACCTATGCAAAAAACCCTTCGACACGGATTCAGCTTGTCATGTCCACTGCACGGGACAAGGACATCAAGGAATTCAAATCCTTGCTCTCAAAGGCACTTCCGGATGTCGGTATCGGAGCCAATACGGATGCCTCCGCTGCAGAACGTGCAAATACCTTGTTCCTTGAAGCTGTCCAGGCACTTGTTGACCGCCTGAAGAATGATGCATTGTTCAGAAACAAAGTCCTTGATGTACGTCGCTGGCATGATTTCGCAGCTGAGGAAACAGACATACAGACAGGAAAGCAGATACGGTTCTACCAAGACAGTGAAGGTATCAGCGGCGGGCAGAAAGCAAAGCTTGCCTATACCATCATGGCAGCCGCCATTGCCCATCAGTTTGATGTCTTTGATTTCGACAACGAAACAAAATCCTTCCGGTTTGTCATCGTAGATGAAGCTTTCAGCAAGAGTGACGATGAAAATTCCCGATATGCCATGAATCTCTTTGCAAAGATGGACCTGCAGCTGATGGTGGTTACACCGATGGACAAGGTCAATCTTGTAGAACCTTTCATTGAAAATGTACAGGTAGCTGTCTGTGATGACGGCAAACATTCCTATCTGCACAATATTTCCAAAGAAACCTTGGAAAATGCAAAGCAAGGACAGACATGATCGATAGCCAGGGAATCATAAGAAAGGCAAAGAATAAATTTGACAGCTACCTTGCTGCCATCATCAATGAAAACGTAGATGAAGTCGTTCCATGGACAATACGTTGCAGCAAGCAACCGGGAAGTGCTGCTGACGAGGCAGAAGCAGCTTATGTGGAACTTGGGACACATTGTAAGGACAAGCTTGGTCAGGGCTATACCCTTGAGCTAAAAAAGGTCAAAGGCCAGACACGAATCAAAGAAATCCGAGTTGATACGCCTGAAGATCTGTCGTTCCTTTGTGGCTGCAGCAAGGAAACTGCAATATTCAAGGAAACAATTGCAGCATTCAAGGAAATGTTCCCAGATGAACGGACCGTTGCATGGTTGCTTGAAAACAGAAAAATGCTATTCAAATGGACAGCTGACCAACGAAACAGGTTCCTGGACCTTGCATGTTATCTCCACGATCATCCGGATTCAGGCCTTTACCCTCGAGAACTTCCGGTCAAGGTGCCTACGAAATTCCTTGAACAGCATGCAGGAATACTTGTCTCTTTCCTTCAGATATTCGGCCCTCTCAGGACAGGTACTTCAGATTTGTCCAAGCTTGGACTTCTGGACAGAGATTTTACTTTGCTTGCCAGAGCCTACGCTCCTTTTACCCTTGTTCTCAACGATGCTCCCATATTAAGAACTACGGTCGCAAGCCTTACCCTTGATGAACTGGAAACCTGTACCTACCAGTTCAACGCTATTTTTATTCTTGAAAACGAAACGACTTTCAGATCTTTTCCGATTCCGAAGAACTGCCTGGCTCTTTATTTCGGAGGATTTGCAATCGGACGTATCCCAAAGGATTTTTCATTCTTCAGCAACGCAAAGGTCTTTTATTTCGGTGATTTGGATGAACATGGGTTTGCCATACTTTCACTATGCAGAAGCAGATGTCCCAATACCCAGTCTTTCTGCATGGATAGACTGACACTATCCAAGTTCAACCGATATAGAAGCAAGGGAGAAACATGCAAGGAACCTGTCGACGGCCTGACAGATGAAGAACGCCAGACCCTTGCCTTGCTTAAGGCTGAACCGAAAAGGAACCGGTTGGAACAGGAAAAGATAAGCAAGGAATGGGTGCTGGCAAGGCTTGAAAAGGAAAAAGTATTTACAACAGCTATTTAGCCAAAAAGATTATATTATGTTTATTCAAACAAAGATACTCAGTTTTTATTGCTTATATCAATAAAGTAAAGGCCTAATCTTTGTCGTATAAAATTTTTTATAAAATAGTTCTTCTCTTAACAAAAATGGCACAGATTTGGACATTTCAGAAAGTAGCTGCTGAGCATTTTCTGATTTATCATTTAAGGCATAAATAAGATTAGGATATTTTTTTATCTTTGAACCAAACAATATCTTAATATGATGTGTTAAATCAGGTCGCAGCTCTTCCATAGTGCTCCTCGTTTGCGCAGTCTTTTCAGAATTATTTTCAATATCGCCTAGTAAATGCACATAATACAATAATGCAGCCATACTATCAATTTTATTTCCAAATGATTGAATAAAACTAGAAATCCAAGAAACCTGTGTTTTATTAATTGTAGCCTCTTTACAGGCAAATTTATACTTTGATTTTGATAACAAATCAAAATCAAATACTTTCACTAAGGTATCTGTCAATAGTTTTTTTCTTTTTAACCATTGCGGTTGAACATAAAAATCGTATTTATCAGTATAGTCATAGTCCCATCCCATATGAGTATACTTTTCGTGATAAGGTCCCCCTTTTACACCACTACTCAGTTCCTCTAAGGAAGGTAAAAACTCTACTCCACCATCCTGTAAGGTTACTAGGGCTCGCGTACCAGCATAACGAGAAGATAGAGTAAAATCTGTAGTTAAATAAACTGCGTCACAAATCATTTCAATCTCTCGAACACGACTTTTTACGATCCTATAATAATTCCTATCACCGATTAGCATACTACATATATCTTTATCATGCTCATCTCGTGACTTAGCTCCAAGATTAAAAAGAAAGCAAAATACTAATAAAAAAAATAAAAATCTAGTTTTTTTATGATTAAAATGAATCATAAAATATTGCTCAACAGAAATTTACCATTTCTTTCTTTTATAAAGGAAAACGTTAAAAATTCATTACCCGTTGTAATTCTAACCGTATAGCCGTAACCATAATTTTCTGCTTTATAATTTTTATTATCTCCAAAAATGGTTGTAATAGTATTTCGTCCCAATCTATTGACATTCTGTAAAATATTTTTAATTGTCTTTTTTCTAAGGCCATCAACTGGAATTATTATTTTTGCTCTGAAATTCTGTAAATCTGTGTCATTTTTTTCTCTTTCAATCATAATTTTTTTGGGAACAACTCTATAAAGATTGTCTTTTTCATCTAATCCCTTTATTTCAATTTTACTATCACTTGCAATGAAAGTAGCAGGTAAAGTCAAAACTAGAGAATTCCGTAAAGGATTAGTTTTAAGGTTAATACCAGATTTTGAAGGAAGCACATTAAACAGACTATGAAGTAATTGGGGAACTATAAGTGACTGTTTGATTATCTGGTTAATTTTATAAATTTCATCTTGAGAAGATTTTTCTTCTCTTTGTATTTGTAAAAGAAACTGTATATTTTGCAAATAAGCAGGGCTTAATGGAGGAAGTTCATGTTCTCTTGATTTTATCAATTGCTTATAGTCTTTTTCTACTGCATCTCGTCGCTCTTTTGTCATTGCTTTTAATTTTTTCTCTGGAATTTTTTTAACTGGCATAACATAGGTCTGCAAAGAATTTTCTTGTTGTTTAGATAGTTCAATAATATTTGACCGCACTAATACGTATGCTTTATCTATACAAGCGTTCTTATCAGAAAAATCATCTGAAGCTATTGATAAATAAGTCACAGCACAAAAATACCGTTGTAACCAATCATCATTACTAGTATTGTCAAGAATCGTCTGTAACATTTGCAATATGGTTGCATGATATTTGACAGGATCATTACACACATATCCAAAAGCAACAACACCACGAGTTAAAGCCTGCCCAAACTTAATATCTTTCCTATAAATATGATCATTATTGACAAGATTTTTATAGCTTTTCAAAGCATCCAGACAACCTTGATATTTGCCATTTTCATAATATGTTTTAGACAATGCTAACCAATAATCAGGTAATTTCGCATAAACTGCCTGATTATCAAGTAGCCATTGTAATCGTCGAACAATTATTTTATCATTAGTATTTTTCACAAATTCGGAAAGAGATTCTTGACTAAGAGAATCAGTTTTATTCAAATTCCCCGCATTTGTCTGATAGATTATGTAATCAAAAATACTTTCATTCAAATTATGGATTGTTGCTCTTTCTTGATCATCTAGTTTCCAATTCTTTTGCATAAATTCCAAATCTATAGAATCTTTAGCTGCGGCATAACTAGAAACAGAAGAGGATGCTGTACCAACAACAGCAACAATAGCTCTTAAAGGATCACGAATCATATAAGACATACCCATAATACTTATAGGCGAAGGAATTGCTTGCTTTATGGCTTGTGTTTCTTCATGTTCATATAAAATTTGAAGCCTTTGTCGCTCAATATCTGTAATTCGAAAATTTTCAATATCATCTAGTAATTCATGAATATAAAATTGGGTTGTTTCATCTATTATGGAAGGATCATAATTATTTAAAAGTGATGAATATATATCATCAAGCATAAGACGATTGTCCTGTTCCTCTAATACCTGATTTGCCGTTAAAGTCAACTGATTTAATAAAGCTAAAGAAATATCAGAAGAATCTTTTGTATATCCCTTCATTAAGGATATAGCACCTAAAACTATAAACATTATAATGAGGTTTTTGCAAAACTCGAAACTGATGGGTCAGTGTGCATAAATATGCAGTTTTCTCAGCAGGATTCCCGGCCTGTGCCCGGAAGGGAAAGAAAGGGGAGAAACTGAGGGGAAGGCTGCACCGGCATGCCATGGTGCCGGGAGGACAGCCCCGCCCCGTACGGCAAAGGACAGGTGTACCGTCATCTTTTTCTTGAAAAACAATTCTTTTTAGGGTATGAAAAAAGGCTCGCTTTTGATATACTTTGATTGTAAAAAAGAATAAAAGGAGCCTTTACCATGGATAGTACACCGAACCGCCTTTCACTGCAACCCCTCCTCTTCGACCGGCAGGACCTGTGCGGCTGCTTCTTCCTTGAGCCCACCCCGAAGGAGGTGGAGTTCCTGCGCTACTGGCAGGCACTGGTTGCCCTGGTCCCCACGCGGCTTTCACGGCCTGCGGGAGGGCGTACCGGGCGCAGGGGCTACAGCCTGATGGACATACTGGCGGTGCGTGCGGTGCTGCTCTTCTTCCGCCTGGACACCGTCACGGCTGCGGTTGCCCTGCTGCAGTCGAGCCCGAACCTGAGGACGGTGACACAGCTGGGGCGGGTACCCAGCCCGTCGTCGGTGAGCAGGCGGACGTCACGGCTGCTGGAGGAGATGGACTTCCGGGGGATCCATGACCGGCTGTGCAGGCAGTTCTATGCAGGCAGGACGGTGTGCCACCTGAGCCTTGACAGCACGCCCGTGGATGCACGGGAGAAGCCTGCGGTGAGGGCGAAGCGGCAGAAGGGCCGGAGGGGCCGCCCGAAGGCCGGCAGCGCAGAGGAGAAGGCGGTGCAGGAAAGGAAGGGGCAGGAGGCACGCCTGGTGCAGCTGCGCGACAGCGGGGACCCCCATGCCTACCTGGCCACGCTGGAACAGCGGTGCACGGTCACGGGGAAGCGGAACAGCAGGGGGCACATGCAGTGGCGCGTGGGCTACAAGGTACACCTGGCAGTGGACGACAGCGGCATCCCGGTGGCCAGTGCGGTGACGGGGGCGTGCGTGCATGACACGCAGCCGGCGATCCCCCTGCTGCGCATCGCCGCAGGGCGGTGCACCTGGCTGTATGCCCTCATGGACGGTGGCTACAGCAGCGGGGCGATCAGGGACAGGGTGCTTGCCATGGGCAGGGTGCCGCTCATCGACTTCAAGGCCGACCGCAACGGGGCCAAGGAGGAGATGGACCCTGCGGGACGCGCCAGGTACCGGGCACGGACCACGGTGGAGCGTACCAACAGCGAGCTGAAGGAGTGTTTCCTGCCGAAGGCGCTGTACGGCCGGGGGCCGAGGGCACGTTTCGACCTGCGGCTTGCGGTGCTGCTGCTGACCGTCAAGCGGATGGGCAAGGTGCTGGAAGCACGGCAGCAGGCGGCAAGGAAGAAGAGCGCATAGCAGGAAGGAATGGAAATGATGGCAGAGTGCAGGCACCCGGGAGGGCGTCCGTCCTGCGTGTGCGCGCAGGCCTGCGGCAGGCCATGAAGGCTACGTGATGCGGCCGGTTTCCATCCCCTGCAGCTGTCAGGCATGGCTTCTGCATGGATATGCATCATCCGTGAATATTTATTCAGGCATTCGTGAGTTTTGCAAAAACCTCTAATACATTTAAATTTTTTCAAAATTACATCCCAGAATTATCATAAATTAGCCAAAATAATGCATATAGAGTTTATTATATTCGATTTTTAAATAATATTTAAGCTAATAACGGCTCAATCATAAAGTTTGTGGGTTTTTAAGGATTTTATGTGACACTTGATTTCTCACATAACTTTTCCTACTTGCATCAAAGAGCTTTAGAAAGAAATATTCATCATCAGAATAGCCAAAAGCCTTGCGCCTGGCCGTCTTAATTTTGTTGTTAATTCCTTCTATCTTACCTGCAGATATATTATATGTAGCATGAGCTATTATACCTTCAAAGTGATTATCTAGAAGCCGATAAAACCAAAGAAAATGTTTATTTTTGGTATTGCTACAAATATCCATAATCTCAGATATTTCGTTTGCCATTTTAGCTTCATCTGTCATCTTATATGCATCTGAGAGCTTTTCTTTAATTATATCTAGAGTAAAGAGAAGTTTGTTTTGTTT from Spirochaetia bacterium harbors:
- a CDS encoding DUF3375 domain-containing protein codes for the protein MFSDIDTVENLIRSDGGLTLLSKRNAAFIISFLSGTFKEYNEGTSSAIEQTHLVQLLASYITANKESRQYIDDGEQPEEGTLDWDNQAKALAMIKSWSSPENNFIFRYYDDMQHEMVELSAGTERLLRYLDEVQDSKKLFVGTESRFAQILTMFQQLDENTIVNPKARIDELERKKQQIDRQIKEIEETGQATTYTQLQVAERLHDLERLSQGLLADFRQLKDNNHLIFSELCHRQLKPTEDRGTLLGYIIDSTEALENSPQGQSFTGFWNYLSAMSSGDSLASKATLIRERMPEQKINMDFFSHLEESLYQAGKSILEENHLLSERLKKVITRKNTPDYQLIASLIRQIKTLAVDPKVQLPKSSEPFLSMDDKVYLNGNMARPPILPPLKSEATDEYLIVDPPKIDLAELVADIHIDEEELLNILEEERKKATREGRGLTIQDILTRHPLRYGFAELITYLAILFKVPWCQVHDDEQDSICYENEEGQHIRLHIPKVEILT
- a CDS encoding DUF4194 domain-containing protein, with translation MNENDILSDSKSWGDLCVRLIKGPIFQDDTPDVFSKIVTWKNQIDAYLHVIGLTLVLDTTDDYAYLAQLEDEEGNVKGSLQRLMIRHPLSYEASLILVILREELDKMDAGEKHDFGAILKESQIAELVEPYYDQTMDRIRYKNIIASNLNILESMDLIKQIKRPTEGTLPLGQDREYLLRPLIRAKVSAQFMNDFKLRLEKRKEEEA
- a CDS encoding DUF2220 family protein, translated to MIDSQGIIRKAKNKFDSYLAAIINENVDEVVPWTIRCSKQPGSAADEAEAAYVELGTHCKDKLGQGYTLELKKVKGQTRIKEIRVDTPEDLSFLCGCSKETAIFKETIAAFKEMFPDERTVAWLLENRKMLFKWTADQRNRFLDLACYLHDHPDSGLYPRELPVKVPTKFLEQHAGILVSFLQIFGPLRTGTSDLSKLGLLDRDFTLLARAYAPFTLVLNDAPILRTTVASLTLDELETCTYQFNAIFILENETTFRSFPIPKNCLALYFGGFAIGRIPKDFSFFSNAKVFYFGDLDEHGFAILSLCRSRCPNTQSFCMDRLTLSKFNRYRSKGETCKEPVDGLTDEERQTLALLKAEPKRNRLEQEKISKEWVLARLEKEKVFTTAI
- a CDS encoding transposase, encoding MDSTPNRLSLQPLLFDRQDLCGCFFLEPTPKEVEFLRYWQALVALVPTRLSRPAGGRTGRRGYSLMDILAVRAVLLFFRLDTVTAAVALLQSSPNLRTVTQLGRVPSPSSVSRRTSRLLEEMDFRGIHDRLCRQFYAGRTVCHLSLDSTPVDAREKPAVRAKRQKGRRGRPKAGSAEEKAVQERKGQEARLVQLRDSGDPHAYLATLEQRCTVTGKRNSRGHMQWRVGYKVHLAVDDSGIPVASAVTGACVHDTQPAIPLLRIAAGRCTWLYALMDGGYSSGAIRDRVLAMGRVPLIDFKADRNGAKEEMDPAGRARYRARTTVERTNSELKECFLPKALYGRGPRARFDLRLAVLLLTVKRMGKVLEARQQAARKKSA